Sequence from the Rhizobium sp. TH2 genome:
CTCCAGCCGGCCCTTCCATGTCAAGACCGATTCGGGCCAGGACTGGATCGCAGATGTGATTGTCATCGCCACCGGCGCCAAGGCCAAGTGGCTCGGCATCGAATCCGAGAAGGCCTATCAGGGCTTTGGTGTTTCCGCCTGTGCCACCTGCGACGGCTTCTTCTATCGCAACAAGGACGTGATCGTGGTCGGCGGCGGCAATTCCGCCGTCGAGGAAGCACTCTACCTGTCCAATATCGCCAAGTCCGTAACGGTCGTGCATCGGCGCGACTCGTTCCGCTCGGAGAAGATCCTGCAGGAGCGGCTCTTCGCCAAGGAGAACATCAAGGTCGAGTGGAACAGCGAGATCGCCGAGATCACGGGCGAACAGCTCTATCCGCCGGTTCCTGCCGCCGTCAACGCCGTCAAGGTCCGCAATACCAAGACCGGCGAAGTGACCGCGCGTCCGATCGATGGCATCTTCGTCGCGATCGGCCATGCGCCGGCGACCGAACTCTTCGCGAACCAGCTCCGCATGAAGCCGAACGGCTACATCTGGACCGCGCCGGATTCGACCGCGACCAATATCGAAGGCGTGTTCGCGGCTGGCGACGTGACCGACGACACGTTCCGCCAGGCAGTCACGGCCGCCGGCATGGGATGCATGGCCGCGCTCGAAGCCGAACGCTTCCTGGCCGGTGTTTTGCATGTTGCACAAGCCGCGGAATAACAGCGGCATAAAAGGGGACCGGGAACAAGATGGCGCTCGACTGGGACAAGTTGCGCATTTTTCATGCCGCTGCGGAGGCCGGATCGTTCACGCATGCCGCCGACAAGCTGCATCTGTCGCAGTCAGCTATCAGCCGCCAGGTCTCGGCACTTGAAGCCGACATCAATACCAAGCTGTTCCACCGCCACGCCCGCGGCCTGATCCTGACCGAGCAGGGCGAGCTGCTCTACCGCACGGCGCACGACGTGCTGATGAAGCTCGAAATGGTCAAGATGCAGCTGACCGAGACGACCGAGAAGCCGACCGGCCGCCTGAGGATCACCACGACGGTCGGCCTCGGCCAGGGCTGGCTGACCGACAAGGTGCAGGAGTTCCTGTCGCTCTACCCCGAAATGCAGATCCAGTTGATCCTCGACAACGAGGAGATCGACGTCAACATGCGCCATGCGGACTGTGCCATCCGCCTGCGCGAGCCGCAGCAGTCCGACCTCATCCAGCGCAAGCTGTTCACGGTGCATATGCATGTCTATGCCGCGCCCTCCTATCTCAGCCGCTATGGCGAGCCGCAGACGCTCGAGGACCTCGACAATCACCGGATCATCAGCTTCGGCGAGCCCGCACCCAACTACCTGCTCGACGTGAACTGGCTGGAGACGGCCGCCCGCCCCGACGATGATCCACGCGTGCCGGTCTTGCAGATCAACAGCCTCACTTCGATCAAGCGCGCCGCCCTGCTGGGCATCGGCATTGCCATGCTGCCGGATTACATCGTCGGCCGCGATCCCGGCCTCGTGCAGCTCGTAACAGGTGCGGATGTGCCGTCCTTCGACACCTATTTCTGCTACCCGGCCGAAATGAAGAATGCCGCCAAGCTGAAGGTCTTCCGTGACTTCATAGTAGCCAAGGCGCGCAACTGGAATTTCTGAGTATTTTCCGATCTCCGCAAATGCAGCGAAACATCAGGCCTATTTCCGCCGATTTTTCCGCATCGACTCATTCATCCGGTCAATGAAACAGTACTATTATTGATGCTTGC
This genomic interval carries:
- the trxB gene encoding thioredoxin-disulfide reductase; the protein is MSARHTKVLIIGSGPAGYTAAIYAARAMLNPVLIAGMEQGGQLMITTDVENYPGYADPIQGPWLMEQMLGQAKHVGAEIVSDLVTNVDLSSRPFHVKTDSGQDWIADVIVIATGAKAKWLGIESEKAYQGFGVSACATCDGFFYRNKDVIVVGGGNSAVEEALYLSNIAKSVTVVHRRDSFRSEKILQERLFAKENIKVEWNSEIAEITGEQLYPPVPAAVNAVKVRNTKTGEVTARPIDGIFVAIGHAPATELFANQLRMKPNGYIWTAPDSTATNIEGVFAAGDVTDDTFRQAVTAAGMGCMAALEAERFLAGVLHVAQAAE
- a CDS encoding LysR family transcriptional regulator VtlR; the protein is MALDWDKLRIFHAAAEAGSFTHAADKLHLSQSAISRQVSALEADINTKLFHRHARGLILTEQGELLYRTAHDVLMKLEMVKMQLTETTEKPTGRLRITTTVGLGQGWLTDKVQEFLSLYPEMQIQLILDNEEIDVNMRHADCAIRLREPQQSDLIQRKLFTVHMHVYAAPSYLSRYGEPQTLEDLDNHRIISFGEPAPNYLLDVNWLETAARPDDDPRVPVLQINSLTSIKRAALLGIGIAMLPDYIVGRDPGLVQLVTGADVPSFDTYFCYPAEMKNAAKLKVFRDFIVAKARNWNF